The Polypterus senegalus isolate Bchr_013 chromosome 1, ASM1683550v1, whole genome shotgun sequence genome includes a window with the following:
- the LOC120528486 gene encoding zona pellucida sperm-binding protein 3-like: MYENVLHSKPEKVLGVIRRKQPVNIALKCCFFRYYHVYKGAVHPTWSVPSGVRSLHHPSGMVLKITDATFSKPSEAKYHLGQEIHFQAVSYPNSTRQWLFLRSFYVTPNPNPNSRPQCTVIDNYGCMVDSKQESCSSRFERPRMANVVSFTVSAFQFNNHKQVAGAWWS, encoded by the exons ATGTATGAGAATGTTCTCCATTCCAAACCAGAAAAAGTGCTAGGAGTAATCCGTAGGAAGCAGCCTGTCAATATTGCTCTGAAATGCTGTTTTTTCAG GTACTACCATGTATACAAAGGTGCAGTGCACCCTACCTGGAGTGTCCCCTCTGGTGTGCGGTCCCTTCATCATCCTTCTGGCATGGTTTTGAAGATAACGGATG CTACCTTTTCTAAGCCATCTGAAGCTAAATATCATTTGGGCCAAGAAATCCACTTTCAGGCAGTTAGTTACCCCAACAGTACCAGACAATGGCTCTTCCTTCGCTCCTTCTATGTAACTCCAAATCCAAATCCCAATTCCAGACCACAATGCACTGTAATTGACAACTATGG GTGTATGGTGGATAGTAAACAGGAAAGCTGCTCTTCCAGATTTGAGAGGCCAAGGATGGCTAATGTCGTCTCCTTTACAGTATCTGCTTTCCAGTTTAATAACCACAAGCAG GTGGCAGGAGCTTGGTGGTCATGA
- the LOC120528475 gene encoding uncharacterized protein LOC120528475 isoform X2 — MGVWWIVNRKAAPPDLRPRMANVVSFTVSAFQFNDHKQVYFHCKMFTKKSQDVTNTAKFCTYNKKLARWQELGGHDRVCECCDSVCGPSEYEEVI; from the exons ATGG GTGTATGGTGGATAGTAAACAGGAAAGCTGCTCCTCCAGATTTGAGGCCAAGGATGGCTAATGTCGTCTCCTTTACAGTATCTGCTTTCCAGTTTAATGACCACAAGCAG GTTTACTTTCACTGCAAGATGTTTACAAAGAAAAGCCAAGATGTGACCAACACTGCCAAGTTCTGCACTTACAACAAAAAACTGGCAAG GTGGCAAGAGCTTGGTGGTCATGACAGAGTATGTGAATGCTGTGACTCGGTCTGTGGCCCTTCAGAATATGAAGAAG ttatttaa
- the LOC120528475 gene encoding zona pellucida sperm-binding protein 3-like isoform X1 produces MILHPRGLWLSLFQGLQNQCSLCLLKVFIFFSTPFPKSILDPRVLTGPSAKLPPALKALLNPKSPRPVMTLPIYVKSDVSLTCSLSNMVVRVKKSFFRFGCSEADLVLGSNCKSNGKDEATGDLLFNYPLNVCGGKRSMHEGCLMYENVLHSKPEKVLGVIRRKQPVNIALKCCFFRYYHVYKGAVHPTWSVPSGVRSLHHPSGMVLKIMDATFSKPSEAKYHLGQEIHFQAVSYPNSTRQWLFLHSCYATPNPNPNSRPQYTVIDNYGCMVDSKQESCSSRFEAKDG; encoded by the exons ATGATTCTCCATCCCAGAGGGCTGTGGCTCAGTTTGTTCCAGGGTCTTCAAAATCAATGCTCTTTATGCCTGCTGaaggtgttcatttttttttcaactccTTTTCCTAAAAGCATTTTGGATCCTCGAGTACTAACTGGTCCTAGTGCAAAACTGCCACCAGCACTGAAGGCTTTGTTGAACCCTAAATCTCCAAGGCCTGTGATGACGCTACCCATATATGTCAAATCTGATGTGTCTTTGACTTGTAGCCTCTCAAACATGGTGGTGAGGGTTAAAAAATCTTTCTTTAGGTTTGGCTGCTCTGAGGCTGACCTTGTTCTTGGTAGTAACTGCAAAAGCAATGGCAAAGATGAAGCCACTGGAGACTTGCTCTTTAATTATCCTCTGAATGTTTGTGGTGGTAAAAGATCA ATGCATGAGGGCTGTCTGATGTATGAGAATGTTCTCCATTCCAAACCAGAAAAAGTGCTAGGAGTAATCCGTAGGAAGCAGCCTGTCAATATTGCTCTGAAATGCTGTTTTTTCAG GTACTACCATGTATACAAAGGTGCAGTGCACCCTACCTGGAGTGTCCCCTCTGGTGTGCGGTCCCTTCATCATCCTTCTGGCATGGTTTTGAAGATAATGGATG CTACCTTTTCTAAGCCATCTGAAGCTAAATATCATTTGGGCCAAGAAATCCACTTTCAGGCAGTTAGTTACCCCAACAGTACCAGACAATGGCTCTTCCTTCACTCCTGCTATGCAACTCCAAATCCAAATCCCAATTCCAGACCACAATACACTGTAATTGACAACTATGG GTGTATGGTGGATAGTAAACAGGAAAGCTGCTCCTCCAGATTTGAGGCCAAGGATGGCTAA